The Gemmatimonadaceae bacterium nucleotide sequence CAACCGTGACGCTGGCCTTCGACGTGACGCTGTCAGCGGTCGTTGCCGTTATGGTGTCGACGCCCGGCGTCGCCGGTGAGACATAGGTCAAGCCGCGGAAGGTGCCGCGTCGCGCCGAGAGGCGGACCTCGTTCGAGGCGACGGCGGACCCATCGCGACGCGCACCCTTAACCGCGAGCGTCAGCGTGTCACCGACGAAAAGCGACAGCTCCGCCGGCGAGACGGCGAGTGAGACCACACGTGAGCGGCCAATGCGAACCGAAGCCTGAGCCGACACGGTGCCGGTACGGGCAGTGACGGTCACCGCTCCGGCCTTCCTCGCGGTCAGCAGGCCGTTGCTTGAGATGCGAGCCACGTTCGTGTCAGACGACTCGTAGGTCGCGACTGCGGCAGGATCCACGCCCCCGCTGCTGAGTCGGGCAGTGATCGCGAACTGCAGCGTCAATCCCTCCTCGACCGCACCCGTGCTCGGCACGAGCTCGAGCGAGGCGAGCCTCGGGGGAGCCTGCGGCGGCGTGAGCACGCTCACGCGCACCCGCACTTCACGACTGCCCGCGGAGGCGATGATGTACGCCCGACCATCGGCCACCGCACGCACCACACCGGTTTGGGAGACGGATGCGGCAGAGGGGTTCGTGGACGCCCACTTCACCCCCACCGGGACTGAGCGCACACCAGTCTCGTCCACAAGCTCCACCGCGAAGGTGAACGTCTGTCCGAGAATCAGGCGCGGTACGGCCTGGCTGAAAATGAGCGACGCCCCCTTCACACGGCTCGCGCCGGGAGACGACGAGACGAACGTCGCCGGCGCGTTGGGGCCGCTGACGGGGTCGAACGCAGACAGGTTCGGCGAGAGGGCCTTCACCTGCTGGGCCTCTGCCGCGGTGGCAAGGCAGGCGACGACGGCCACCAGAGCCAACCGCCCCGCGGCCTGTGGAGACCACGCGGCGCGGCTCACTTCTGCGCCGCCTTCACGGCGGACTTCGTCGAGACGGGCAGGACTGTCACGAGGATGTCGGTGGTCCGGTCGCCAGCGGTCACTGTGACGGTGGTGCTCCCGGTTTCCTTCCCGGTGATGGTGCCGGCCATGTCCACGTCGGCAATTGCAGGATCGTCGGTGGCCCACCGCCGATTCGCCGCCTGGTCGGCGGCGGCGGCAAGGCGGATCGAGGCCGTTTCACCGACGTGCAGCGTGACGAGGTCCGACGTCACGAGCACGCGTGCAGCAGTGGTTGGTTCGGACGCAGATGTCTCCAGGGGATCGTGCGTCGAGTCTTCCGAACAGGCGGTGAGACTGAGGAGAAGCAGAACACCGATTGTTGCCCGCATCGGCAACCCTCGTGCAGCCGTCATGTGCACTTACTCCAGAAAGCAGTGGGTCATTCGGTAACCCGGCCGGCATCGCAGATGACTCTGCGGTAGCCCCGTGGCTTTGCGGCCCCGCCTTTCGACGGGTGTGCCCTTGTCGGGACCCCTAAGTGGGTCACCCACGCCGAATAGACGGTTCAGTACGCCTACAGTAACCGTGACACCTCTCGCAGATGCTCTTTGGGCACGCTCGATACCTGGCAATTGCCGAAATCGGCGTCGGAACTCCGCAAAGCCAGTGCCGAAACGCGCCTCCAACTCTATTGCAGATTCAGTGCCAGAGTCTGCCTTCGGCATCGAATCGCAGGTAACAGGTACCTGACAGGCGCACCGTCGGCTTGGGGCTTGCGATAATTAGGACGAACCAACGAAGCCGGCGGTACAGCTCGCCTCTGGCCGGATCGCGGAGGTGACCTCCGATCGCGTCTTCGCCTCGACCAGACGGTGAATGAAGAGCCCGTCGCGCGCCAAGTGACCCGTAGGACCCGTCTCGGGCGAATGGCAGCACGAGCGAACGAGGCCGCGCCGTCAGACTATAAGCCTAGCCGTGCAACGCAGCCCAGCGCGCGGGCCGAGCGGCTCGGTGGAGCCCAGATGTGTCGGTACGCGATGTGGCCCATCTGCATTGATCCGCCCGAGTCCGCGGAAGCACACGCGTCCGATCCCGTGCCGGAGTCAGAACTGCGCGTAAACGAACTGCCCTTCGGTCGATCCCGAACAGATGATGACGGCACTGACTACGGTCGCGAGGAAGAGCAGGGCGCGGTACCGCCTAGACACCAGCGCGGTCTTGGCGATCTCGGCCGCAGAGGGCCCACTTACCGAGGCGACCGCGGCACAGACCAGCATCAACCACCATCCGAACGGATCGAATGTGACGCGAGCGCTGCTTAGATGCTCCATCGAGACACCTCGGAACGGCACCAGGCTTAACAGGTGATCGAGTGCGATGGGCATATCGGGAGCGCGGAACACGATGAATGCACCATTCACGAACAGCAGCGTCAGAATCGTGGCTGGCACGGGAGGTACCTTTCGTTTCATGCGCTTCCAGTACTGATTCACGACCAAGGCCAGACCGTGCAAGCCACCGAACACCACGAACGTCCACGACGGTCCATGCCACAACCCCGCCACGAGCATTGAGAGCATGCTTGCCATTGCAGCAGTCGCCAGCGTTGCGCGGCCCATCGAGCGCAGGATTGGCGTGAAAAGATACGTGGTGATGAAAGCAGTCAGGGACATGTGCCACCGCTGCCAAAACTCCGCCACTGTCCGCGACCGAAACGGGACGTTGAAATTCTGTGGGATCTCAAGCCCGAGCATTCGCGCAGCACCCAGCGCCATCTCTGAGTAGCCACTGAAGTCGAAGTACAACTGAAGGCTGTACGCCACGCTGAACGTCCACGCCTCGAGCGACGACCAAGCGTGGTTACCGGTGTAACCCGCGGTGACGAAGGAGGCCAGCGTATCGGCTACGATCACCTTCTTTGCCAGACCGACGATCAAGAGGAACAGGCCACTGGCGAACGGAGTCGGTTCGACACCCGGGGTCGACAACGATCCAATCATCTGCTTCGCACGCGACAACGGGCCGAGCAGAAGGTAGGGGAAGAATGCCACGAATGAGGCGTGCGAAAGCAGCGACCCCGGGACGACCAGCCCCTCGTAGCAATCCACGAGATACATGATCTGCTGCAAAGTGAAGAAGCTCAGTCCAAGCGGGAACTCGTCGTTCCTAAGAAGTGGCACCGGCACACCAATATCACGCAAAGACTCAGTGAAGAACCCGACGTACTTGTAGGCGCACAACACACCGACGTTCAGGATGAGGCCAAGGCTGAAGATCACCTTCCGTCGCGCGGGCCACGTCGACATGCCACGTGTGAGGATCCAGTTGCACGCGATGGAGCCGAAAAGCACGGGCAGGAATCGGGTGTCACCCCACGCATAGAAGATGGCGGAGGCGATCACCAGGAATATCTGCGCTTGCGTGGTTTTGCCGCGGCGGCGCAGCGTTCGGTACATCAGCACTGCAAGCGGCAGGAAGACGATTAGATACGCCAGGGAGCTGAACAGCATCAATCCTCGACCGAAGCAGAGGGTTTGCGGGAACTGACACTCCATCGCGCGTCGGTCCAGCGCACGATTTCTGCGGCAAGCTGTCCGGCCAGCAGTGCGGCGCCGCGGTCCGTCATATGAACGAAGTCCTCGAATAGACGGCCGGGCTGCGTTCGTGCCAACGCATGCCAGTCCGCGAGCCCAACGCTCTGCGCGCGTGCCACCTGTCGTGTGATGACCGCAGCCGAGTCATCGAATGCGAGAATCACCGCGGGCAGGGCGCGCGGATAGAACTTTCCCCATGCCACGAGCTGAGATTCGTCTCGAGGGCGTGTTGGCGAGAAGGCGTTGGCATGCGACACCACGAATGGCTGCGCGCCTGCCGCCCGGATCGACTCGAGTGCATCGCTCAAGTCACGCCGGTATGCAGCCAGCCGTTCCATTGGGATTGACCGGAACTGCCAGTCTGCGCTATGGGCGCTGCGTGAAATCTCAGCATCTCGACGACGCAGAAAGTCTTTCACGGCGGCTGGGAGGTTGAGCTTTGCCTGATCCCGCAGCCTGCCGATGGCGCGTGGATAGAGGCGGTCACCGAGACCAATCGCACGCGCTGCGCGCGCTGAAGAATCCGGACGCGCCGCCACCGGTGATTCGTCATCCAGATACTGGGCCGGCGAGGGATACAACACGATGCCGTCTGGCGATACGCGCCGGATCCGGTTGCGGACGTCCTGCCCGACGGTGGGCAGGCTCATTCCGGGTAGAGCTCCATTCAACACCTCGAACCGGGCCACCCCCCGACAGGTACACCGTCCGTCTCGCCGCATTGCCTCAAGGCTGTCCTCAAGCTGTCGCGGGTATTCACGACCTGCGCCTTCGTACAGACCAAACGTTTCCGACGCCCCGACCGCGACGAGACGCACCGTGCCCGGCGTCTTGTCGCGGCGCACGTCGGGGCCTCGCATCCCTTCGTTGTTCAGTACCCACTTCCGGAAGCGCGCGTGCGGCCTACCGTGGATTCCGTCGGCATCACGCACGACAAGTTGGGTTTGGCTACGATACGGCGACAGCATCGGCGTTCTGTATCGAACCCAGTCGTCGATCCGCAAACCCACTTCGAAGCACAGCGCCCAGCCAACGGCCACAGCGAATCCGACAGCAAACCGACGGCCGCGCCGACGAGTGCTCGCCGGAGCGCCGGAAGTTTCGGTAGACGCATTCAGGTCGGGATTCATGGTGAGGTACGACAACCGCAGTACTCGCAGCGGCTCTCGCTGCTGCGAAGTGCGATCATGTTGTGCCTAGTTTGCGATTGATCAGGTCAACCATCTCACCCACGTTCTTCAGCTCCTGCAGCTCACCCAGCGCGAAGCGCAGCCGAAACTCCTCTTCGATGGCTGAGACGATGTTGATATGTGCCAAGGAATCCCAGCCGTCGACGGTAAAGCCGCTGCTGTCGCGAGAGAGCACGAGGGAGGGCTGATCCAGCACATCGCGAAAGATCGGGAGCACCGCACTAAGGTCAATCATTGGGACGCCGGTAGAATGGTGATGTGCTGACTGCGCGCAACGTACTCAGATATCGGGAGATCCCACCATGTCGACTTCTCTTCCGCGCGGATCAGTGTGAAGCCGAGGCGGTCGTAGTGGTCCTCAACCATGCTGTTCTTCGCCGTGGGGATGAACCGTCCGCGAAGTCGCTTGACACCCTGTTCACGAGCACGCTCGACCAACACGTCGAGCATTGCGAGTTCCATGTCGCGCTTGAGCACCCGACAACTCATCAGCCACAGATCGATCTCTGCCGAATCACCCTCGACGCGAGCCACCAAGACACTCACGAGGCCATTATCGCCGAATCGGTCCGTGAGCTTGCCGTACAGCGCGATATGGGAGGCATCGTCCGCTATTGCCTTCATCTCGGCCAGTGAGTACCGGCGCGTCGTGAGGTTGAACTGGTTCGTCTTGTTGGTCAGCTGCGCAATCCGCTCCAAGTAGAGAGGACTGAACAGATCGATCTCTGCTGACATCGTCAACGAAGCGAGGTACTCGCCGTAGTCGGCGAATCGCGCGCTCGCCGAAACACGGGCGCTGTTCGCGCTGTATTGCGCGGCGCGCTTGAGATCGTCCGCCGAAAGCGTGACCGACTCGAAGTAGCGCATGTCGTCGATGATGTCAGCGTATCGCGTCACGTCGCTGCCGACGTCTGGGACAGCAACCATGGGCAACTGTGCCGCGACCAATGCGCGTTCAGCCGGGTTGTCATCGACAAACACGAAGCTGTCTGCGCCGAGATTCAACTCCTCTGCCATCGAGAGGATGTTCTCATGCTTGGGTTGCCAGTTTGCGCGAAACGCAGAAAAGTGCTCCAGGCGAAGCACCGAATCAGGATGAGCAAGTCCGGTTTTTGCGACGTCAGCATCGTTCTTCGAGCATACCGCGAGCAGCACTCCGCGGGCTCGGAGCGAGAGACAGTACTCGTGAAAGGCCGTGAACGCCTCCGCCTCGGCCGTCTCCCGTCCGATTCGAATCCTGTCCACACCATCATCGCCGATCACTCCACCCCAGAGTGTATTGTCAAGATCCAGCACCAGGACCTTTCGAGCTCGGCCGTAGATGGCACGAACCTGAGCGGTGAGAGATCTCGCGATTTCAAAATGAGCCTCAGGCGTATGCGCAAGTTTGTAGGAGAACCAGCGCGACGCGTCGCTCCACCGCGCGCGCCCAAGACGGTCGGCAAGCGAAACCATGTCATGGAGAAGTACGCCTGGAGATGTCGAGACTGCCTCAGCCAGCGCGGCGTTCAGGCTCGCGACGAACCGCGCGGCACCAGCAGGGTGAACCGCGTCTAGATTGCCAAGCATTCGGTGCGGAGGTGCATCGAAGTTGTTCTGTATGACCTGCGCGCCGGTGTGCTCATGAACGGCTGACCAAACCGAGCGCAGCTTGTCCAGTTCTTGCTTGACCCGGGAGGCCACGTCCTCAGGGGAGGTGTCGGGCGTGGGAAGCAGGTGCAGGTTGCGGTAGCTCGTGTGCACGTAAACGATCTGCGGCCGAAAGTCACGCAATCGTGAGGGGTCGAGGACGGACTCCTCGAAGTACGCTCCGTACTCCGACTGCAGGAAGGTCGGACGAAATCCTTCGGACAGCAGGACTATCTCCAAGAAATCGCACAGCTCGTTTGTCGTAGAGCCACCGAGAATTGCGATTCGAATGTCCTTCAGCGCGTCCTGACCTAGCAGTTCCCGGCGTAACCGGCGTCCTGTACGCAGAATGGCCTGCGAACTCAGCGTCACGTTGTTCATCCTGCGATATGCGGGGGAATTGTCGCGAGGCCTCTACGGCACCAAGTGCATGACGATTGTCGTCAGGCGGAGAAACATCACGTGCGGTCCGATGCACCCGTGAACGCTCCATGCATCCGGCGAACGACCGGCAGCATCACCTCCCAGGCGGAAGCGGCCGGAACCTCGAAAACGGTAGCAGTCTGATCCGTGGCAATGCGTGGGAGGCGCTCGCCGAGAATCGTCACCCGCTGTAGTGACTTGTTAAGATCCTCGGTCAGGAGCTCCACCGCCGCTTTCGCCATCGCGTACTCCGTGACCCCCCGAGGCCGCTCGCTAATCGCAACGCTGGACGGATGGAACACACGAATGTCGCTCGCTTGATCCTGATCGTTCAGGCCTTCGCACAGGCGAACGAACGGGCTTGCATAGGTGTCTATAAACTCGTCAAACCGACCTCGGTCAAACAGGCCGGCGCTCTTCCGGAAGATCCGCGGCGTTGCAAAATAGTACGCGTGTTGAATCGGACCCGAGTCTCTAAGGA carries:
- a CDS encoding HAD family hydrolase, encoding MNNVTLSSQAILRTGRRLRRELLGQDALKDIRIAILGGSTTNELCDFLEIVLLSEGFRPTFLQSEYGAYFEESVLDPSRLRDFRPQIVYVHTSYRNLHLLPTPDTSPEDVASRVKQELDKLRSVWSAVHEHTGAQVIQNNFDAPPHRMLGNLDAVHPAGAARFVASLNAALAEAVSTSPGVLLHDMVSLADRLGRARWSDASRWFSYKLAHTPEAHFEIARSLTAQVRAIYGRARKVLVLDLDNTLWGGVIGDDGVDRIRIGRETAEAEAFTAFHEYCLSLRARGVLLAVCSKNDADVAKTGLAHPDSVLRLEHFSAFRANWQPKHENILSMAEELNLGADSFVFVDDNPAERALVAAQLPMVAVPDVGSDVTRYADIIDDMRYFESVTLSADDLKRAAQYSANSARVSASARFADYGEYLASLTMSAEIDLFSPLYLERIAQLTNKTNQFNLTTRRYSLAEMKAIADDASHIALYGKLTDRFGDNGLVSVLVARVEGDSAEIDLWLMSCRVLKRDMELAMLDVLVERAREQGVKRLRGRFIPTAKNSMVEDHYDRLGFTLIRAEEKSTWWDLPISEYVARSQHITILPASQ
- a CDS encoding acyl carrier protein, which encodes MIDLSAVLPIFRDVLDQPSLVLSRDSSGFTVDGWDSLAHINIVSAIEEEFRLRFALGELQELKNVGEMVDLINRKLGTT
- a CDS encoding Ig-like domain-containing protein, with the protein product MLVTSDLVTLHVGETASIRLAAAADQAANRRWATDDPAIADVDMAGTITGKETGSTTVTVTAGDRTTDILVTVLPVSTKSAVKAAQK
- a CDS encoding MBOAT family protein; the encoded protein is MLFSSLAYLIVFLPLAVLMYRTLRRRGKTTQAQIFLVIASAIFYAWGDTRFLPVLFGSIACNWILTRGMSTWPARRKVIFSLGLILNVGVLCAYKYVGFFTESLRDIGVPVPLLRNDEFPLGLSFFTLQQIMYLVDCYEGLVVPGSLLSHASFVAFFPYLLLGPLSRAKQMIGSLSTPGVEPTPFASGLFLLIVGLAKKVIVADTLASFVTAGYTGNHAWSSLEAWTFSVAYSLQLYFDFSGYSEMALGAARMLGLEIPQNFNVPFRSRTVAEFWQRWHMSLTAFITTYLFTPILRSMGRATLATAAMASMLSMLVAGLWHGPSWTFVVFGGLHGLALVVNQYWKRMKRKVPPVPATILTLLFVNGAFIVFRAPDMPIALDHLLSLVPFRGVSMEHLSSARVTFDPFGWWLMLVCAAVASVSGPSAAEIAKTALVSRRYRALLFLATVVSAVIICSGSTEGQFVYAQF